A genomic segment from Sulfuritalea hydrogenivorans sk43H encodes:
- a CDS encoding cytochrome c3 family protein: MNKKIIGSLLVIASAFLIYGCTGGVKSYPNTAFKGVVEDGSKETFLKVADATVWLIPANDIAAMGKTPIEVKKDSPNDEPLEDSLAANRGRYLNAKTNAKGEFSFADVPGGKYFVYVEPATSKYLPGGDKSRKALGTDELGAAPMLIKISGNVPPDAKYIGSTACIECHEDQKHITKTLHRLGMTVIGKPSKLQDHSRFPEFNKGLDKLMAGTKFWFHGFDKGRGFDKYQIATKAPADAASASFTATFYKDTDGKLKLRTENLRDSADKPRTYTVDMTYGGGLYKQRYLVRVGANLFPFVQFNQNGDDSFADRTRKPWRDYHADWFYNEEKKQLTDPPQAKSFDKECASCHYAGYTLTKNAKGDYIAGAVNDRNGEMDIDGDGKPNELNLGCETCHGPGSVHDKAKEIDMPATIVSPNKLSAERADVLCGQCHSRPQGFLNNDQPVNKDNKMMLPGTSRNRFLTEYTTRADGKDADFWADGQHSKSHHQPYSDLIKAKKYRNGTQLVACSDCHDPHGNGKSLHQLKHDPKTPEVCTACHKNRDSMKDHLADKARCTVDPAKITCIDCHNAKTAQTGAGFGKGLLNKDGKNYWVNDISSHVYDVPRKDNKGVKGVEPGKAMPIPYTNSCGAACHDTKNL; this comes from the coding sequence ATGAACAAAAAAATTATCGGAAGCTTGCTGGTGATCGCTTCCGCGTTCCTGATCTACGGTTGTACGGGCGGAGTGAAGAGCTACCCGAACACCGCTTTCAAGGGCGTGGTCGAGGATGGCAGCAAGGAGACCTTCCTCAAGGTGGCCGATGCCACGGTCTGGCTGATTCCCGCCAACGACATCGCGGCGATGGGCAAGACGCCGATCGAAGTCAAAAAGGACTCACCGAACGACGAGCCGCTGGAAGACAGCCTGGCCGCCAATCGCGGACGCTACCTGAATGCGAAGACCAATGCCAAGGGTGAATTCAGCTTCGCCGACGTGCCCGGCGGCAAATACTTTGTCTATGTCGAACCGGCCACCAGCAAGTATCTGCCGGGTGGCGACAAGTCGCGCAAGGCTCTGGGCACGGATGAACTGGGCGCCGCGCCGATGCTGATCAAGATTTCCGGCAACGTGCCGCCCGATGCCAAATACATCGGCAGCACCGCTTGCATCGAATGCCACGAAGACCAGAAGCACATCACCAAGACCCTGCACCGGCTGGGCATGACGGTCATCGGCAAGCCGAGCAAGCTGCAGGATCATTCCCGCTTCCCGGAATTCAACAAGGGCCTGGACAAGCTCATGGCCGGCACCAAGTTCTGGTTCCACGGTTTCGACAAGGGCCGCGGCTTCGACAAGTACCAGATCGCCACCAAGGCACCGGCCGATGCCGCGTCGGCAAGTTTCACCGCCACTTTCTACAAGGACACCGACGGCAAGCTCAAGCTGCGTACCGAAAACCTGCGTGACAGCGCGGACAAGCCCCGCACCTATACGGTGGACATGACCTACGGCGGCGGCCTTTACAAGCAGCGCTACCTGGTGCGCGTTGGTGCCAACCTGTTCCCCTTCGTGCAGTTCAACCAGAACGGCGACGACAGCTTTGCCGACCGTACCCGCAAGCCCTGGCGCGACTACCACGCCGACTGGTTCTACAACGAGGAGAAAAAGCAGCTGACCGATCCGCCACAGGCCAAGTCCTTCGACAAGGAATGCGCATCCTGCCACTACGCCGGCTACACGCTGACCAAGAACGCCAAGGGTGATTACATCGCCGGCGCCGTCAATGATCGCAACGGCGAGATGGACATCGACGGCGACGGCAAGCCCAACGAGCTAAACCTGGGTTGCGAAACCTGCCACGGCCCCGGTTCGGTGCACGACAAGGCAAAAGAAATCGACATGCCCGCCACCATCGTCAGCCCCAACAAGCTCTCGGCGGAACGCGCCGATGTGTTGTGCGGGCAGTGCCACAGCCGGCCCCAGGGATTCCTGAACAACGACCAGCCGGTGAACAAGGACAACAAGATGATGTTGCCGGGCACCTCGCGCAACCGCTTCCTCACGGAATACACCACCCGGGCGGACGGCAAGGACGCCGACTTCTGGGCGGACGGACAGCATTCCAAGAGCCACCACCAGCCCTACTCGGACCTGATCAAGGCGAAAAAATATCGCAACGGCACCCAGCTGGTGGCGTGCTCCGACTGCCATGATCCGCACGGTAACGGCAAGTCGCTGCATCAGCTGAAGCACGATCCGAAGACGCCAGAGGTGTGCACCGCCTGCCACAAGAACCGCGACAGCATGAAGGATCATCTGGCGGACAAGGCCAGGTGCACGGTGGATCCCGCCAAGATCACCTGCATCGACTGCCACAACGCCAAGACCGCACAGACTGGCGCCGGCTTCGGCAAGGGCCTGCTCAACAAGGACGGCAAGAACTACTGGGTCAACGACATCAGCTCGCACGTCTATGACGTTCCGCGCAAGGACAACAAGGGCGTCAAGGGTGTGGAACCGGGCAAGGCGATGCCGATCCCCTACACCAACTCCTGCGGCGCGGCTTGCCACGATACGAAGAATCTTTAG
- a CDS encoding 4Fe-4S dicluster domain-containing protein, whose protein sequence is MKLGMVIDLSRCVGCGACAFACKTENNTRNRANGQSHNWADFLMHSEGTFPNTRHMVIPVLCNHCDEPPCIKICPGNPEKAGPGKPYKALFKTPEGITLHNPELCVGCGDCQTKNGCPYSHEKLDAKSLTGETYSVISLNAAEDEPQPFWADKTSAIPGCTSSGAEVAARAGARVPAMNDWQGGELKAIRSDDVVEKCTFCYHRVSNGLQPACVEVCPSQARIFGDQQDPASKISQILKTEKSFRLQEEKGTKPNVHYIGKYSPRA, encoded by the coding sequence ATGAAACTAGGAATGGTTATCGATCTGTCGCGTTGTGTCGGTTGCGGCGCTTGCGCCTTTGCCTGCAAGACCGAGAACAACACGCGCAACCGCGCCAACGGCCAAAGTCACAACTGGGCCGATTTCCTGATGCACAGCGAGGGCACGTTTCCCAACACCCGTCATATGGTGATACCGGTGTTGTGCAACCACTGCGACGAGCCGCCCTGCATCAAGATCTGCCCGGGCAATCCGGAGAAGGCCGGCCCCGGCAAACCCTACAAGGCCCTGTTCAAGACGCCGGAAGGCATCACCCTGCACAACCCGGAACTCTGCGTCGGTTGCGGCGACTGCCAGACCAAGAACGGCTGTCCCTACAGCCACGAGAAGCTCGACGCCAAGAGCCTTACCGGCGAGACCTACAGCGTGATCAGCCTCAACGCGGCGGAAGACGAGCCCCAGCCGTTCTGGGCCGACAAGACCTCGGCGATTCCGGGCTGCACGTCATCGGGCGCGGAAGTGGCGGCCAGGGCCGGCGCACGGGTTCCGGCGATGAACGACTGGCAGGGCGGCGAGTTGAAGGCGATCCGTTCGGACGACGTCGTCGAGAAGTGCACCTTCTGCTACCACCGTGTGAGCAACGGCCTGCAACCGGCCTGCGTCGAGGTCTGTCCGTCCCAGGCGCGCATCTTCGGCGACCAGCAGGATCCGGCCAGCAAGATTTCTCAGATACTGAAGACAGAAAAGTCCTTCCGCTTGCAGGAAGAGAAAGGGACCAAGCCCAATGTGCACTACATCGGCAAGTACAGTCCCCGTGCGTGA
- a CDS encoding ATP-binding protein, which yields MTSVTPARQPRRVKAAFIGPIALALTFVMCVFAVAIYLVEASIRDRDLAERSAAVAKLFEQKLDKDANLMRAVLRAMTTNRALEKSFRDGDRASLARQTGPLFDTLRAEHRITHLYFTGIDLINLYRVHSPGEFGDEIDRLTMKKARDQAAAASGLELGPLGTLTLRMVMPWKHDDKVFGYLEIGEEVEQLLDEIRDSLTVDLAVLVDKKFLRPEQWQRGLHMMQRQGDWERFANHVALAQTSGQLPATFDKRMLDGLHAGRNAVIGDRGRSLHVALVPLEDAGGRHIGELVVIRDITKLQATFGRSIATVTLVSLLVAAGVLAIFYFALDRVERDYQRQHDLEHQILRFNTEHHRILQLEKLSALGTMVGGIAHQLNNPLVGVVNMAQLAERETDNPQQTRELLGEIRRAGEDCRAFVRRMLEFSKVSCFDSKPTPMAPLIEDTVLMFRQAEDRHHPVEVRLPEEPVVLMVDPILIRHALFNLLLNAAQAASGDDPIVITLEPEVDPDGNASGWSLAVTDRGPVIPPDVLEKVFVPFFTTRSDGTGLGLPVVQHVALLHGGHVSASSAPGDGTRFAIWLPMTQPKAA from the coding sequence ATGACTTCCGTTACTCCGGCCCGACAGCCCCGGCGCGTCAAGGCGGCTTTCATCGGCCCGATTGCGCTCGCACTGACCTTCGTCATGTGCGTGTTTGCCGTCGCCATTTACCTGGTCGAGGCCAGCATACGCGACCGGGACCTTGCCGAGCGATCGGCCGCGGTGGCGAAACTGTTCGAGCAGAAGCTGGACAAGGATGCCAACCTCATGCGCGCGGTCCTGCGCGCGATGACCACCAACCGGGCACTGGAAAAGTCGTTTCGCGACGGTGACCGCGCCAGTCTGGCGCGACAGACGGGGCCGCTGTTCGATACCCTGCGCGCCGAGCATCGAATCACCCACCTCTATTTCACCGGCATCGATCTGATCAACCTGTATCGCGTGCATAGCCCCGGCGAGTTCGGCGATGAAATCGACCGGCTGACGATGAAGAAGGCCAGGGACCAGGCCGCCGCCGCGAGCGGCCTCGAACTCGGGCCGCTGGGAACGCTCACCCTGCGGATGGTGATGCCGTGGAAGCATGACGACAAGGTGTTCGGCTACCTCGAAATCGGCGAAGAAGTCGAACAGTTGCTGGATGAAATACGCGACAGCCTGACGGTCGATCTGGCCGTGCTGGTCGACAAGAAGTTTCTGCGCCCCGAACAGTGGCAGCGCGGGTTGCACATGATGCAGCGACAGGGGGACTGGGAGCGCTTTGCAAATCATGTCGCCCTGGCGCAGACCAGCGGGCAGTTGCCGGCTACCTTTGACAAGCGCATGCTCGACGGATTGCATGCTGGACGCAACGCGGTCATCGGCGACCGCGGGCGGTCGCTTCACGTGGCGCTGGTGCCGCTTGAGGATGCCGGCGGGCGCCACATCGGGGAGCTGGTGGTGATTCGCGACATCACGAAATTGCAGGCGACCTTTGGCCGGTCGATCGCGACGGTTACCCTGGTCAGCCTGCTGGTTGCCGCGGGCGTGCTGGCAATTTTCTATTTCGCCCTCGACCGGGTGGAACGCGACTACCAGCGGCAGCATGACCTCGAGCACCAGATCCTGCGTTTCAACACGGAGCACCACCGCATTCTGCAACTCGAAAAGCTTTCGGCGCTGGGAACCATGGTCGGCGGCATTGCCCACCAGCTCAACAATCCGCTGGTCGGCGTGGTCAACATGGCCCAGCTTGCCGAACGCGAAACGGACAATCCGCAACAAACACGCGAATTGCTGGGCGAGATCCGGCGTGCGGGCGAGGACTGCCGCGCTTTCGTCCGCCGCATGCTGGAGTTTTCGAAGGTGTCGTGCTTCGACAGCAAGCCGACGCCGATGGCACCCCTGATCGAGGACACGGTACTCATGTTCCGCCAGGCGGAGGATCGGCATCATCCGGTCGAAGTCCGCCTGCCGGAGGAGCCGGTGGTGCTGATGGTCGATCCCATCCTGATTCGCCACGCGCTGTTCAACCTGCTGCTCAACGCCGCCCAGGCGGCGAGCGGCGACGATCCGATCGTCATTACGCTGGAGCCGGAGGTCGATCCGGACGGAAATGCTTCGGGCTGGTCGCTCGCGGTCACGGATCGAGGCCCGGTGATTCCGCCGGATGTGCTGGAAAAGGTCTTCGTTCCGTTCTTCACCACGCGCAGCGACGGCACCGGGCTGGGTCTTCCCGTGGTTCAGCATGTAGCCTTGCTGCACGGCGGCCATGTCTCGGCAAGCAGTGCACCGGGCGATGGCACGCGATTTGCAATCTGGCTCCCCATGACTCAGCCCAAGGCCGCTTGA
- a CDS encoding c-type cytochrome: MKIHTTLVLTGSLVVALAGIAPAHAQVDEAAAQALAKKNDCFKCHAVDKTKKGPSYKKIAAKYKEKKLGEKEAIKQMTTSPKVKLEDGTEEDHKNIETRDPKELSNLAQWILSR; the protein is encoded by the coding sequence ATGAAAATCCATACCACTCTCGTGCTGACCGGGTCGCTGGTTGTTGCCCTTGCCGGAATTGCACCGGCCCATGCCCAGGTCGACGAAGCGGCGGCGCAGGCGCTGGCCAAGAAGAACGACTGCTTCAAGTGTCATGCCGTAGACAAGACCAAGAAGGGTCCCTCCTACAAGAAAATCGCCGCCAAGTACAAGGAAAAGAAACTCGGCGAGAAGGAGGCCATCAAGCAGATGACCACCTCCCCCAAGGTCAAGCTTGAAGACGGCACCGAAGAAGACCACAAGAACATCGAGACCAGGGACCCGAAGGAGCTGAGCAACCTGGCGCAGTGGATCCTTTCGCGCTGA
- a CDS encoding sigma-54-dependent transcriptional regulator, with product MLPRILVVDDDHYTRTLLKRLLKKSAELSLAADGEEARRLFATEDFNLVLMDQRLPKDNGIDLAREFRARRPKLVTILMTGFADVRDAVAAVREGLFDYLTKPFEDLEALEAVIGKALELDAAYREIDGLRTRLAAESGAPATVGQSPAMERLLDQVRQVAGLDTTVLLEGESGTGKDVVARLLHAWSARAEKPFLEVNCGGLPESLLESLLFGHEKGAFTGATQASPGYFEKAHGGNLFLDEIADMSPKLQSSLLHVLQSHQFTRIGSTQPRTADFRLICATNRQLSSEVQAGRFREDLFYRINVVALRLPPLRERHGDIILLAAHFLDYFNAKFDKNCGPFTAAAVRLLETSQWPGNVRQLKHCIERAVALHPGGPIDGTHLFMAGEAAMNTSLTNAAASVAALRYQDVRAGFEREYFQRLLDAAGGNMSEAARLSGIPRQNLYVRMKRWGIVTNQ from the coding sequence ATGCTCCCCAGAATTCTGGTGGTGGATGACGACCACTACACCCGGACCCTGCTCAAACGCCTTCTGAAAAAGTCGGCGGAGCTCAGCCTTGCTGCCGATGGCGAGGAGGCGCGGCGCCTGTTCGCCACCGAGGATTTCAACCTGGTGCTGATGGATCAGCGCCTGCCCAAGGACAACGGCATCGATCTGGCGCGCGAATTCCGTGCCCGGCGGCCGAAACTCGTGACGATCCTGATGACCGGCTTTGCCGATGTCCGCGATGCGGTGGCTGCGGTGCGTGAAGGCCTGTTCGACTACCTGACCAAGCCGTTCGAGGATCTCGAAGCCTTGGAGGCGGTAATCGGCAAGGCGCTCGAGCTCGATGCCGCCTACCGGGAGATCGACGGTCTGCGCACTCGACTCGCCGCCGAGTCGGGTGCGCCGGCGACGGTTGGGCAGTCACCGGCCATGGAGCGCCTGCTCGACCAGGTTCGCCAAGTCGCCGGCCTCGATACTACCGTGTTGCTGGAAGGCGAAAGCGGAACCGGCAAGGATGTTGTCGCCAGGCTGTTGCATGCGTGGAGCGCGCGCGCGGAGAAGCCCTTCCTCGAAGTCAATTGCGGCGGCCTCCCGGAATCGCTGCTGGAAAGCCTGCTCTTCGGCCACGAGAAGGGGGCATTCACCGGGGCGACGCAGGCAAGTCCCGGCTATTTTGAAAAAGCGCATGGCGGCAATCTGTTCCTGGACGAGATCGCCGACATGAGTCCAAAGTTGCAGAGCAGCTTGCTGCACGTGCTGCAAAGCCATCAATTCACGCGGATTGGCAGCACCCAGCCGCGGACCGCCGATTTCCGCCTGATCTGCGCCACGAATCGACAGCTGTCTTCCGAAGTTCAGGCGGGTCGCTTTCGCGAGGACCTGTTCTATCGCATCAACGTGGTTGCACTGCGCCTGCCACCCTTGCGCGAGCGACACGGAGACATCATTCTCCTGGCCGCCCATTTTCTCGATTATTTCAACGCCAAATTCGACAAGAACTGCGGCCCCTTCACCGCGGCGGCAGTGCGCCTGCTCGAAACCAGCCAGTGGCCAGGCAACGTGCGCCAGTTGAAGCATTGCATCGAGCGTGCGGTGGCACTTCATCCGGGGGGGCCGATCGATGGCACGCATTTGTTCATGGCAGGCGAGGCTGCCATGAACACCTCACTCACCAACGCAGCGGCGTCTGTCGCCGCGCTACGTTATCAGGATGTGCGTGCCGGTTTCGAGCGCGAATATTTCCAGCGCCTGCTCGATGCGGCCGGAGGAAACATGTCCGAGGCGGCGCGTCTGAGCGGCATCCCGCGACAGAATCTCTATGTGCGCATGAAGCGATGGGGGATTGTCACTAATCAGTGA
- a CDS encoding TorD/DmsD family molecular chaperone translates to MIDYVTGVTGAREDLCRYLAACYCEPSTVFSEELLFDSMAAAASAIDSGLADSARKLGAAFVAQDLETLLVDYTALFIGPSQPRAMPYASFWLTDDQSMRHEATMGVLDFYEQGGFEVSEELHELPDHVAVELEFLYALIFAQNQVQPEGDAEDAAAASALHRRFASEHMSTWIGPFAAAVGSGAETAFYRELAALTERFVRLEAAWAPTAGVPENGRPN, encoded by the coding sequence ATGATCGACTATGTCACCGGAGTCACCGGGGCGCGCGAGGATCTATGCCGATATCTCGCGGCCTGCTATTGCGAACCCAGCACTGTTTTCAGCGAAGAGCTCCTGTTCGATTCCATGGCGGCCGCGGCAAGCGCCATCGATTCCGGCCTCGCCGACTCCGCGCGCAAGCTGGGCGCAGCGTTTGTGGCGCAGGACCTGGAAACGTTGCTGGTCGACTACACGGCGCTGTTCATCGGACCTTCGCAACCCAGGGCCATGCCCTATGCGTCGTTCTGGCTGACCGACGACCAGTCGATGCGGCATGAGGCGACAATGGGGGTGCTCGATTTCTACGAGCAGGGCGGCTTCGAGGTCAGCGAGGAGCTTCACGAATTGCCGGATCACGTAGCAGTGGAGCTGGAATTTCTCTATGCGCTGATCTTCGCGCAGAACCAGGTGCAACCCGAAGGCGATGCCGAGGACGCGGCGGCGGCCAGTGCGCTGCATCGCCGCTTTGCCAGCGAACACATGAGCACCTGGATCGGGCCGTTCGCCGCCGCGGTCGGCTCGGGCGCCGAGACCGCGTTTTACCGCGAACTGGCCGCGCTCACCGAGCGTTTCGTGCGGCTTGAGGCCGCATGGGCGCCAACTGCAGGCGTTCCGGAAAATGGCCGGCCCAACTGA
- a CDS encoding class I SAM-dependent methyltransferase, whose product MAPPLAMRESVREQCLGDVWSNDLNDVFADVAPYYDRANNIAALGQFGNFLRRFMQQVDLQPGQKVLDVCAGTNAIGIALLTREPTLDVHAMDRSAEMQTVGQQNATALGFQIKSTIGDVHTLPFPDNHFDVATLQFASRHLRVREVFTEILRVLKPGGHFHHSDMLRPRNVIVKNFYYAYLRGCLGLTGLIVGSGPAAVRAKQYFMDALELFYTAEELSIVLRELGFVEVTVDMVFHGMLGFHRAVKPAARDADAASAGAGETCLDVGIV is encoded by the coding sequence ATGGCACCCCCGTTAGCCATGCGCGAGTCAGTACGCGAACAATGTCTGGGCGACGTCTGGAGCAACGACCTCAACGACGTCTTTGCCGACGTCGCGCCCTATTACGACCGCGCGAACAACATTGCGGCCCTCGGCCAGTTCGGCAACTTCCTGCGGCGTTTCATGCAGCAGGTGGATTTGCAGCCGGGGCAGAAGGTGCTCGATGTCTGCGCCGGCACCAACGCCATCGGCATCGCCCTGCTCACGCGTGAGCCGACACTTGACGTGCATGCCATGGACCGCAGCGCGGAGATGCAGACCGTGGGGCAGCAGAATGCCACGGCGCTGGGCTTCCAGATCAAGAGCACCATCGGCGACGTGCATACGCTGCCCTTCCCGGACAATCATTTCGATGTCGCCACCCTGCAATTTGCCTCGCGCCACCTGCGCGTGCGCGAGGTATTTACCGAGATATTGCGGGTACTCAAGCCCGGCGGGCATTTCCACCATTCCGACATGTTGCGGCCACGAAACGTGATCGTGAAGAATTTCTACTACGCCTATTTGCGAGGGTGTCTTGGATTGACGGGGCTGATTGTCGGCAGTGGTCCGGCGGCGGTGAGGGCCAAGCAGTACTTCATGGACGCTCTGGAGCTGTTCTACACCGCCGAAGAGCTGTCGATCGTGCTGCGCGAACTGGGCTTTGTCGAGGTGACCGTGGATATGGTGTTCCACGGGATGCTGGGCTTCCATCGCGCGGTGAAGCCGGCGGCCAGAGACGCCGATGCCGCGAGTGCGGGCGCGGGGGAAACATGCCTGGATGTAGGAATCGTCTGA
- a CDS encoding c-type cytochrome codes for MKTQTTLLLTGSLIFALTGIAPAHAQVDEVAARALAKKNDCFKCHDVAKSKKGPSYQKIAAKYKEKKLGEKEAIKQMTTGPKVKLEDGTEEDHKNIETRDPKELSNLAQWILSR; via the coding sequence ATGAAAACCCAAACCACCCTGCTGCTGACCGGATCGCTGATTTTCGCCCTGACCGGAATCGCGCCCGCGCATGCCCAAGTCGATGAGGTGGCCGCCAGGGCGCTGGCCAAGAAGAATGACTGCTTCAAGTGCCACGACGTCGCCAAGAGCAAGAAAGGCCCTTCGTATCAGAAGATCGCCGCCAAGTACAAGGAAAAGAAACTCGGTGAGAAAGAGGCCATCAAGCAGATGACCACCGGGCCGAAGGTCAAGCTCGAAGACGGCACCGAAGAAGATCACAAGAACATCGAGACCCGGGATCCGAAGGAGCTGAGCAATCTGGCGCAGTGGATCCTTTCGCGCTGA
- a CDS encoding cytochrome b/b6 domain-containing protein, protein MGINQWAAWLAAAALGLAGGLGSAAAANAPSAPAAQKLDNATCQGCHDGKKGKLEVPKADGEKRELLAVNPDKYTKSVHAKMECVACHKEIIDSVAPHQKPAGVKKAECAQCHLDLWEAAKKDNKAAEKPRLGIVVENVEAYKKSFHAKQNKDDETRLNAICSDCHNVHTFDVPPRGTQERKEWHLAVPAVCGKCHEDHLEDWTGSAHGREADKKNFKTAVCSDCHTTHDIVGSSTDKAKLAITASCGDCHKDAYESYKASYHGQVNRLGYAYTAKCADCHGSHAIEASKDPKSKMHEKNRLKTCQKCHSGKEGKPGLATAGFLSFSPHGNSHDFAKYPEIWLTTKAMIALLVGVFAFFWLHSGLWWYREYADRKQGRSVPHVMTDKLPPELATRHVKRFGPMWRIAHLLFALSVMLLVLTGMAAFFPETSWAKAVMAAFGTPKIAGQVHRLAAYTMLGIFALHLVAVSISIARKWKDFRFFGPDSFVPNWKDMYDMIGMFKWFVGKGPRPAIERWSYWEKFDYWAVFWGMAIIGGSGMMLAFPHVVAAYLPGWVFNVAMVVHGEEAVLAAVFLFTVHFFNNHFRPDKLPPPDVVMFTGTQSLQEFRHEHRAQYDRLVASGELEKYLVDAPSAPFTLASKILGLVLIAFGLTLLTLIVIGFLGGGH, encoded by the coding sequence ATGGGCATCAACCAGTGGGCCGCATGGCTTGCCGCAGCAGCGCTTGGCCTTGCCGGAGGCCTGGGCAGCGCCGCAGCCGCCAACGCGCCATCGGCGCCCGCCGCACAGAAACTCGACAACGCCACTTGCCAGGGCTGCCATGACGGCAAGAAGGGCAAGCTGGAAGTGCCCAAGGCCGACGGCGAGAAGCGCGAACTGCTGGCCGTGAACCCCGACAAGTACACCAAGAGCGTGCACGCCAAGATGGAGTGCGTCGCCTGCCACAAGGAAATCATCGATAGCGTCGCGCCGCACCAGAAGCCGGCCGGTGTGAAGAAAGCCGAGTGTGCCCAATGCCACCTCGATTTGTGGGAGGCCGCGAAGAAGGACAACAAGGCCGCGGAGAAGCCACGCCTCGGTATCGTCGTGGAAAACGTCGAGGCCTACAAGAAATCCTTCCACGCCAAGCAGAACAAGGACGACGAGACCAGGCTCAATGCGATTTGCAGCGATTGCCACAATGTGCACACCTTTGACGTGCCGCCGCGCGGCACGCAGGAGCGCAAGGAATGGCACCTCGCGGTGCCGGCCGTCTGCGGCAAATGCCATGAGGACCACCTGGAGGATTGGACCGGCTCGGCGCACGGCCGCGAAGCCGACAAGAAGAATTTCAAGACGGCGGTCTGTTCCGACTGCCACACCACCCACGACATCGTCGGCAGTTCCACCGACAAGGCCAAGCTGGCGATCACCGCGAGTTGCGGCGATTGCCACAAGGATGCCTACGAGTCCTACAAGGCCTCCTATCACGGCCAGGTTAACCGGCTGGGCTACGCCTATACCGCCAAGTGCGCCGATTGCCATGGCAGCCATGCCATCGAAGCTTCGAAGGATCCGAAATCGAAGATGCACGAGAAGAACCGGCTCAAGACCTGCCAGAAGTGCCACAGCGGCAAGGAAGGCAAGCCCGGGCTGGCGACTGCCGGCTTCCTCAGCTTCAGCCCGCACGGCAACAGCCACGACTTTGCCAAGTACCCGGAAATCTGGTTGACCACCAAGGCGATGATCGCCCTGCTGGTCGGGGTCTTCGCCTTCTTCTGGCTGCATTCCGGCCTGTGGTGGTATCGCGAGTATGCGGATCGCAAGCAAGGCAGGAGCGTGCCGCATGTCATGACCGACAAGCTGCCGCCCGAACTCGCCACCAGGCATGTCAAGCGCTTCGGTCCGATGTGGCGCATCGCGCACCTGCTGTTCGCCTTGAGCGTGATGCTGCTGGTGCTGACCGGGATGGCGGCCTTCTTCCCCGAGACCAGCTGGGCCAAGGCAGTGATGGCGGCCTTCGGTACTCCGAAAATCGCCGGGCAGGTACACCGTCTGGCGGCCTACACCATGCTGGGCATCTTCGCCCTCCATCTGGTGGCGGTCTCGATCAGCATCGCCCGCAAGTGGAAGGACTTCAGGTTCTTCGGCCCCGACTCCTTCGTGCCGAACTGGAAGGACATGTACGACATGATCGGCATGTTCAAGTGGTTCGTCGGCAAGGGGCCGCGCCCCGCGATCGAACGCTGGTCCTACTGGGAGAAGTTCGACTACTGGGCGGTGTTCTGGGGTATGGCCATCATCGGCGGCAGCGGCATGATGCTCGCCTTCCCGCACGTGGTTGCCGCCTACCTGCCGGGCTGGGTGTTCAACGTGGCGATGGTGGTGCATGGTGAAGAAGCGGTGCTCGCCGCCGTGTTCCTCTTCACGGTGCACTTCTTCAACAACCACTTCCGGCCCGACAAGCTGCCTCCGCCGGATGTGGTGATGTTCACCGGCACGCAGTCGCTGCAGGAGTTCAGGCACGAGCACCGGGCGCAATACGATCGCCTGGTGGCGAGCGGCGAACTGGAGAAATATCTGGTCGACGCGCCGTCGGCGCCCTTCACGCTGGCGTCGAAGATTCTCGGCCTGGTGCTGATTGCCTTCGGCCTGACGTTGCTGACGCTGATCGTCATCGGCTTCCTCGGCGGCGGTCACTGA
- a CDS encoding c-type cytochrome, with translation MKKALALAGILLLGMAAYGPARAEADAEAARALAKRNDCFKCHAIDKTKKGPAYSRIATRLKTRPDGVETIIEHITTGPMIQLADGSDEKHRIIDTKDPAELKNLAQWILSF, from the coding sequence ATGAAGAAGGCGCTTGCGCTGGCAGGAATCCTGCTGCTTGGAATGGCCGCGTACGGCCCGGCGCGGGCGGAGGCCGACGCGGAGGCCGCCAGGGCGCTGGCAAAGCGCAACGACTGCTTCAAGTGCCACGCCATCGACAAGACCAAAAAGGGCCCCGCCTACAGCAGGATCGCCACCCGATTGAAGACAAGGCCCGATGGTGTGGAAACGATCATCGAACACATCACGACGGGACCCATGATTCAACTGGCGGATGGCAGCGACGAGAAGCACAGGATCATCGATACTAAGGACCCCGCCGAGCTGAAAAACCTAGCGCAGTGGATACTCTCATTTTGA